The Oceanisphaera avium genome includes a region encoding these proteins:
- a CDS encoding cold-shock protein, whose amino-acid sequence MANGTVKWFNEAKGFGFITPEDGGKDLFAHFSEIVGSGFKTLAEGQAVSYTATEGAKGPQASQIQAI is encoded by the coding sequence ATGGCTAACGGCACAGTAAAATGGTTTAACGAAGCAAAAGGTTTTGGTTTTATCACTCCTGAAGATGGCGGCAAAGACTTGTTCGCACATTTTTCTGAAATCGTAGGTAGTGGTTTCAAAACCTTGGCAGAAGGCCAAGCAGTATCTTACACCGCAACTGAGGGTGCTAAAGGTCCTCAAGCTTCACAAATTCAAGCTATCTAA
- a CDS encoding DUF4385 domain-containing protein, whose amino-acid sequence MAFNYDLDYSTLNLREQPELYKVGRGEQGVLLVEPYKSEILGHWRFKTPELAQISAQTIYAMFEEYREHDDFVGMDMARKFIQMGYTRARRYANYPGGRKYNEDGSIKERNIDNQKAQAAQIFKTYWDKIRADQDYLKRKKAHQRQFG is encoded by the coding sequence ATGGCATTTAATTATGACTTAGATTACAGCACGCTAAATTTACGCGAGCAGCCAGAGCTTTATAAAGTCGGCCGAGGTGAACAAGGCGTGTTATTGGTGGAGCCTTATAAAAGTGAAATCTTAGGCCATTGGCGATTTAAGACGCCAGAGCTTGCACAAATTTCTGCGCAAACCATCTATGCCATGTTTGAAGAGTATCGTGAGCACGATGACTTTGTGGGTATGGACATGGCGCGTAAATTTATTCAAATGGGTTACACCCGAGCACGCCGCTATGCAAATTATCCAGGCGGTCGTAAATATAATGAGGATGGCAGCATTAAAGAACGCAACATCGATAATCAGAAAGCGCAGGCGGCACAAATTTTTAAAACATACTGGGATAAAATTCGCGCCGATCAAGATTATCTAAAGCGCAAGAAAGCTCATCAACGGCAATTTGGATAA
- a CDS encoding nucleoside recognition domain-containing protein, with amino-acid sequence MLNGLWLSFFLVAFVAGLTRWWGGEPEIWAAMVESLFNMAKLSVDIMLLLFGTLTLWLGFLKIAEKAGLVDVLARLLGPLFSKLMPEVPRNHPALGLITLNFAANGLGLDNAATPIGLKAMRALQDLNPSESSASNAQILFLVLNASSLTLLPVTIFMYRAQQGAADPTLVFLPILLATSASSLMGLLSVAVMQRLKIWHPIVLAYLVPCALLLGLFMAFLGTLSATALASFSSLLGNLTLFGIIIGFMLLGMARKIPVYETFVEGAKEGFQVAKDLLPYLIAMLCAVGVLRASGALEFGLNGIRWLVEWLQWDSRFVDALPTALVKPFSGSAARAMLIETMQSQGVDSFAALVAATIQGSTETTFYVLAVYFGAVGIKRARHAVGCALLAELAGVVAAIAVCYWFFG; translated from the coding sequence ATGTTAAACGGCTTATGGCTCAGTTTTTTCTTAGTCGCGTTTGTTGCAGGCCTTACTCGCTGGTGGGGCGGAGAGCCAGAAATTTGGGCCGCCATGGTGGAAAGCCTGTTTAATATGGCTAAGCTCTCCGTAGATATTATGCTACTGCTGTTTGGCACACTCACACTGTGGCTGGGCTTTTTAAAGATTGCCGAAAAGGCGGGGCTAGTGGATGTGCTCGCTAGATTGCTGGGTCCTTTATTTTCAAAATTAATGCCAGAGGTGCCACGTAACCATCCGGCATTAGGGCTAATCACGCTCAATTTTGCGGCTAATGGTTTAGGGCTAGATAACGCCGCCACACCCATTGGTTTAAAAGCCATGCGCGCACTACAAGATCTTAATCCCTCTGAGAGTAGTGCCAGTAATGCGCAAATTTTGTTCTTAGTCCTTAACGCTTCATCTTTGACCTTATTGCCGGTGACCATTTTTATGTATCGGGCACAACAGGGTGCGGCGGATCCCACCTTAGTATTTTTGCCTATCTTACTTGCTACCAGTGCCTCAAGCTTAATGGGCTTATTATCAGTCGCTGTTATGCAGCGCCTTAAAATATGGCATCCCATAGTGCTGGCTTATTTAGTGCCCTGTGCCTTATTGCTCGGTTTATTTATGGCGTTTTTGGGCACACTGAGTGCCACCGCGTTAGCGAGCTTTTCTTCATTACTGGGTAATCTCACGCTATTTGGCATTATTATTGGCTTTATGCTGCTGGGCATGGCGCGCAAAATACCTGTGTATGAAACCTTTGTGGAGGGCGCGAAAGAGGGCTTTCAGGTCGCCAAAGATCTCCTCCCATACCTGATTGCTATGCTGTGTGCGGTTGGCGTATTGCGCGCTTCCGGCGCATTAGAGTTTGGCTTAAATGGCATTCGTTGGCTGGTAGAGTGGTTGCAGTGGGACTCGCGTTTTGTGGACGCACTGCCCACGGCGCTGGTTAAGCCGTTCTCGGGTAGTGCAGCGCGAGCCATGCTGATTGAAACCATGCAAAGCCAAGGCGTAGACAGCTTTGCCGCCTTAGTAGCCGCCACTATACAGGGCAGTACCGAAACCACCTTTTATGTATTAGCGGTATACTTTGGCGCGGTAGGCATTAAGCGCGCCCGACACGCCGTAGGCTGCGCCTTACTCGCCGAGCTAGCAGGCGTAGTAGCCGCGATTGCCGTTTGCTACTGGTTTTTTGGCTAG
- a CDS encoding N-acetylmuramoyl-L-alanine amidase: MKLYIVLAAAWLLAACSSSHYNDSYRSIGQDSRVQFIVLHYTSSDLSRSLKVLTQGQVSSHYLINNNPATVYRLVDENKRAWHAGNSEWAGRTWLNSSSIGIEMVNHGYRLNAAGRREWQVWSEPQIKALIILLKDIMRRHGLTARSVVGHSDIAPQRKVDPGPLFPWHKLAAEGLILWPEPKDVARHTAKFSQQLPSITWFQEQLALIGYAVPRHGKLDKATQNVVAAFQMKYRPQLHNGQPDAQTAAMLLSLTHQLH, from the coding sequence ATGAAACTCTATATAGTACTTGCCGCCGCTTGGTTGTTAGCGGCTTGCTCTAGTAGCCACTATAACGACAGTTATCGCTCAATTGGCCAAGATAGCCGCGTACAATTTATCGTGCTGCACTATACCTCCAGCGATTTATCACGCTCATTAAAGGTACTCACCCAAGGGCAGGTTAGCAGTCATTATTTGATTAATAATAATCCGGCAACGGTTTATCGGCTAGTGGATGAAAATAAGCGGGCCTGGCATGCAGGGAACAGCGAGTGGGCAGGGCGCACCTGGCTAAACTCCAGCTCCATTGGTATTGAAATGGTCAATCACGGTTATCGGCTAAACGCTGCCGGAAGAAGAGAATGGCAGGTCTGGAGTGAACCGCAGATTAAAGCGCTGATCATCTTGCTTAAGGACATAATGCGCCGCCATGGTCTCACTGCCCGCAGTGTGGTGGGCCATAGTGATATCGCTCCGCAGCGTAAAGTGGATCCGGGTCCATTATTTCCTTGGCATAAATTAGCGGCTGAGGGCTTAATTTTATGGCCTGAGCCAAAAGACGTGGCGCGCCATACCGCTAAGTTTAGCCAACAGCTTCCCAGCATTACTTGGTTTCAAGAACAACTTGCCTTGATCGGCTACGCCGTGCCACGTCATGGTAAGTTAGATAAGGCGACTCAAAATGTAGTGGCGGCTTTTCAAATGAAATATCGCCCACAACTACATAACGGCCAGCCAGATGCACAAACGGCGGCCATGTTATTATCGCTTACTCACCAACTGCACTAA
- the trhA gene encoding PAQR family membrane homeostasis protein TrhA → MFHSKRGARAQTRGEERANTLSHGLGLVVALIGGPLLIMQAKLVGDTAFIIGASIFALSIIFMYLSSAIYHGLAVGQAKLTFRVIEHCAIFLLIAGTYTPILLGVLNGAWGWSLLILVWSIALLGIGLKLFAQHLPLALSTTLYLLMGWVIIIAIVPLIAVMPSAGIYWLLAGGISYTLGVVFFILDDRLPYAHFIWHLWVLAGTCCHYLAIYWYGA, encoded by the coding sequence ATGTTTCACAGTAAACGTGGTGCTCGCGCCCAAACTCGGGGCGAGGAGCGTGCTAATACCTTAAGTCATGGCCTAGGGTTAGTGGTGGCGCTAATTGGCGGCCCCTTGCTAATTATGCAAGCGAAATTAGTGGGTGATACCGCTTTTATTATCGGCGCCAGCATCTTCGCCCTTTCTATCATATTCATGTATTTAAGCTCTGCTATTTATCATGGTTTGGCGGTGGGTCAGGCTAAACTGACCTTTCGGGTGATTGAGCACTGCGCCATATTTTTGCTTATTGCGGGTACCTACACCCCTATTTTGTTGGGAGTATTAAACGGCGCTTGGGGCTGGAGTTTATTAATACTGGTGTGGTCCATTGCTCTATTAGGAATAGGCCTTAAATTATTTGCTCAGCATCTACCGCTTGCTTTGTCTACGACACTGTATTTACTCATGGGCTGGGTCATTATTATTGCCATTGTACCATTAATCGCAGTGATGCCGAGCGCAGGTATTTATTGGTTATTAGCGGGTGGAATAAGTTACACACTAGGAGTTGTGTTTTTTATCCTTGATGATCGCCTTCCCTATGCTCACTTTATTTGGCATTTATGGGTATTAGCTGGGACTTGCTGTCATTATTTGGCTATTTATTGGTATGGGGCTTAA
- a CDS encoding MYG1 family protein — MTITIVTHSGKFHADDVFSVAALTQLFPDAKVVRTRDAKLIAAGDIVVDVGQEYDAAKGRFDHHQRHGAGERDNGIPYSSFGLVWRHFGLDICQGSQPLWQALDTELVSVIDAIDCGYTGQGRITGEGERGVSLSQTIGLFNPTWQEPAEFDSCFKQAVTFASQILTRFIASHQAKLNAYQQVVQAIEQAEDPRIVVLEQYLPWKQAIHEQGEQALYVIYPSPALQWMIQAVAVTPDSFTNKKSLPASWAGLTEEELQQVTGVSDARFCHNGRFIAAAASLAGALSLAELALK, encoded by the coding sequence ATGACAATAACCATCGTAACTCATAGCGGTAAGTTTCATGCCGATGATGTATTTAGTGTGGCAGCCCTCACGCAGTTATTTCCTGATGCCAAGGTGGTGCGCACCCGTGATGCTAAGCTAATTGCTGCGGGTGATATCGTAGTGGATGTTGGCCAAGAATATGACGCGGCAAAAGGGCGCTTTGATCACCATCAACGCCATGGCGCCGGTGAGCGTGATAATGGCATTCCTTATTCTTCTTTTGGTCTAGTTTGGCGCCACTTTGGCTTAGATATTTGCCAAGGAAGTCAGCCACTTTGGCAGGCGCTAGACACAGAGTTAGTGTCTGTGATTGATGCGATAGATTGTGGCTATACCGGTCAGGGGCGTATTACGGGGGAGGGCGAGCGGGGAGTGAGCTTAAGCCAGACCATTGGTTTATTTAACCCTACTTGGCAAGAGCCTGCAGAGTTTGATAGTTGTTTTAAGCAGGCCGTCACCTTTGCTAGCCAAATATTAACGCGCTTTATCGCAAGCCATCAGGCAAAACTCAACGCCTATCAGCAAGTGGTTCAAGCTATTGAGCAAGCAGAAGATCCGCGCATTGTAGTGCTAGAACAATATTTGCCTTGGAAACAAGCCATTCACGAACAGGGTGAGCAAGCACTGTATGTTATTTATCCCTCACCCGCGTTGCAGTGGATGATACAAGCGGTGGCCGTGACACCCGACTCCTTTACTAATAAAAAATCGCTACCTGCTAGCTGGGCGGGGTTAACTGAAGAGGAGCTGCAACAAGTTACCGGCGTTAGCGATGCCCGCTTTTGCCATAATGGCCGCTTTATTGCCGCGGCTGCCTCGTTGGCAGGTGCCCTAAGCTTGGCTGAGTTGGCTTTAAAATAG
- a CDS encoding DEAD/DEAH box helicase: protein MPNLLAANVATDFLSLGLEPRLVAALPSACEVPTAVQQHTLPLIIQGQEVVALAPTGSGKTLAFGLGVLQQLVNQSLTSSLSPTSTAVKPSAITAVILVPTRELATQISAVLLPLAQSVSLSVATLCGGTEITEQAAALKRQPAQIVIATPGRLLDLLRQKLLSLKDVQHLVLDEADRLLDMGFWPDVHTLMQALPALQQTLLFSATLSQNLETKLQEIIPNAHRFSQRRQNTVVANITQRCYLVNKGSKAQALIALLKNELSALQVLVFINARDSADALSKRLNKAGIKAAALHGEKNQSERDQTLQAFRDDEIKVLVATDLLARGIDVPALPVVVNLDLPPSAPVYVHRVGRTARAGLSGLALSLVCHGEASALAAIRELTGEALPLLALEGFTVTDQAASTTPNKRAPRDKKANRRTMKPRR from the coding sequence ATGCCAAACCTATTAGCTGCTAATGTTGCAACGGACTTTTTAAGCCTTGGCCTTGAGCCTCGTTTAGTGGCCGCCCTACCCAGCGCCTGTGAGGTGCCCACTGCGGTGCAGCAACACACCCTGCCCCTTATTATACAAGGGCAAGAAGTAGTGGCATTAGCGCCTACCGGTAGCGGAAAAACATTAGCCTTTGGTTTGGGCGTGTTACAACAGCTTGTTAATCAATCACTCACCTCCTCATTAAGTCCAACCTCAACCGCGGTTAAACCGAGTGCTATAACAGCGGTGATCTTGGTTCCTACTCGAGAGCTGGCTACGCAAATTAGTGCCGTGCTCTTACCCTTAGCTCAAAGCGTCTCATTGAGCGTGGCCACACTGTGTGGCGGCACAGAGATCACCGAGCAAGCAGCAGCCTTAAAACGCCAGCCTGCCCAAATAGTAATAGCCACGCCCGGGCGGTTACTGGACTTATTGCGCCAAAAGTTACTCTCCCTTAAGGACGTCCAACACTTAGTACTGGATGAAGCGGATCGTTTATTAGACATGGGGTTTTGGCCGGATGTGCACACTTTGATGCAAGCTTTGCCGGCGTTGCAACAAACTTTATTATTTTCAGCCACCTTGTCGCAAAATTTAGAGACAAAACTTCAAGAAATAATCCCTAACGCGCATCGCTTTAGCCAGCGTCGTCAAAACACCGTGGTCGCAAACATCACTCAGCGTTGTTACTTAGTCAATAAAGGCAGTAAAGCCCAAGCCTTAATCGCTCTGCTAAAAAATGAGCTTAGCGCGTTGCAAGTCTTAGTATTTATTAATGCCAGAGACAGTGCCGATGCGCTAAGTAAACGCTTAAATAAAGCCGGTATTAAAGCAGCGGCACTGCACGGTGAAAAAAATCAAAGTGAGCGAGATCAGACCTTGCAAGCTTTTAGAGACGATGAGATCAAGGTTTTAGTTGCCACCGACTTATTGGCGCGGGGCATAGATGTGCCCGCCCTGCCAGTGGTAGTGAATTTAGACTTACCGCCTAGCGCGCCCGTGTATGTGCATCGTGTGGGGCGTACCGCTCGCGCCGGCTTAAGCGGCTTGGCGCTGTCTTTAGTTTGTCATGGCGAGGCGAGCGCGCTGGCGGCTATTCGTGAACTCACAGGGGAAGCGCTGCCTTTACTGGCATTAGAGGGGTTTACAGTCACCGATCAAGCCGCCAGTACTACTCCTAATAAACGAGCGCCACGGGATAAAAAAGCCAATCGACGCACCATGAAGCCGCGCAGGTAA
- a CDS encoding class I SAM-dependent methyltransferase, whose translation MSPEALAEFFSQLQHNLFQQLSHDATETRRVFHGRGRCFVGLEQLTADWLSGQLLITLFKEPEPEFLVLLMQGLVAMTEQDVWQVSGAQALLLQHRKRAGSPMEVVWGELNGRPVIQEQGLKYQLNLGRNQNHGLFLDMRLGRQWVREQARQKRVLNLFAYTCGFSVAALAGGAEKVVNIDMAKGMLNRGRENHLLNQQDVKKVTFLGHDIFRSWGKLRSLGPYELIIIDPPSFQKGSFAATTDYHKILRRLSDLLAKDGQVLACVNAPALPSQFLIDSMTEHAPQLTFVERLANPPEFADSEPEAGLKALVFRG comes from the coding sequence ATGAGCCCCGAGGCGCTAGCAGAATTTTTTAGCCAACTTCAGCATAATTTATTCCAACAATTAAGTCATGACGCCACAGAAACCCGACGGGTGTTTCATGGCCGCGGGCGTTGCTTTGTTGGGCTTGAGCAGCTAACGGCAGACTGGTTAAGTGGCCAACTCCTTATTACGTTGTTTAAAGAGCCAGAGCCGGAATTTTTAGTACTACTCATGCAAGGCTTAGTGGCCATGACCGAACAAGACGTTTGGCAAGTAAGTGGCGCGCAGGCGTTATTGTTACAACATAGAAAACGTGCGGGCTCACCCATGGAGGTGGTGTGGGGGGAGCTTAACGGGCGCCCAGTTATTCAAGAGCAAGGGCTTAAGTATCAATTAAACTTAGGGCGCAATCAAAATCACGGGTTATTTTTAGATATGCGCTTGGGTCGTCAGTGGGTACGCGAGCAAGCCCGGCAAAAACGGGTATTAAACTTATTTGCTTATACCTGTGGTTTTTCCGTGGCCGCCCTCGCTGGCGGCGCAGAGAAAGTTGTGAATATAGATATGGCAAAAGGCATGCTCAATCGCGGTCGAGAAAATCATCTTCTTAACCAGCAGGATGTTAAAAAGGTGACCTTTTTAGGCCACGATATATTTCGCTCTTGGGGTAAGCTGCGCAGTTTGGGGCCCTATGAGCTGATTATTATTGATCCGCCCTCTTTTCAAAAAGGCAGTTTTGCCGCCACTACCGATTACCATAAAATTTTACGCCGTCTCAGTGACTTACTCGCCAAAGACGGACAAGTCTTAGCTTGCGTAAATGCGCCCGCGCTGCCCAGCCAATTTTTAATCGACAGTATGACCGAGCATGCTCCTCAATTAACCTTTGTTGAGCGTTTAGCCAACCCACCAGAATTTGCTGATAGCGAGCCAGAAGCAGGCCTTAAAGCACTGGTGTTTAGAGGCTAA
- a CDS encoding methyl-accepting chemotaxis protein — MRKNLPVTDREKPFVGLEKLITVTDKQGNIIECNDAFVEMSGFSRAELLGQPHNIVRHPDMPSAAFAVMWEHIKRGKPWMGIIKNRCKNGDFYWVDAFVTPMTRHNEIIGYESVRSIPKRADVERTERLYARLHNLSPQHARQKKTAFPHLALPHWLLICALLAWALLWQTGFNSSAHLLLASCSVIYGVWLARARQKALTSLEQLLSHAFSHELAVKSYTNDKDGLGALKVAIMSEQSHLGTVIYRIEHAARQVTAQTDAGLSLTKNTRLEIECQQSETAQVATAMHQMSTTIHEVSRHVSDTALAADTANTLVTQGTQIGEVTKQSIETLRTTVSDIGRSVSALSAQTTRIASAAQMIEQIADQTNLLALNAAIEAARAGEQGRGFAVVAQEVRNLAQRTQDSTQEIHLIVHELSQRATEAVSIAEQGTHHADVGVERVIESTAMLAGIADSVGEIATMSTQMAAAVEEQAQVAEDINRQVVTIAGLADSSADSASQASDSLSYLKDVADELHELVVRFKHA, encoded by the coding sequence ATGCGAAAAAATCTTCCTGTTACCGACAGAGAAAAGCCCTTTGTTGGCTTAGAGAAACTGATCACCGTCACCGATAAACAAGGCAATATAATAGAATGTAACGATGCCTTTGTAGAAATGAGCGGCTTTTCCCGAGCAGAGCTACTAGGCCAACCCCATAATATTGTGCGCCATCCCGATATGCCGAGTGCCGCCTTCGCGGTGATGTGGGAGCATATTAAGCGAGGTAAGCCGTGGATGGGTATCATTAAAAATCGCTGTAAAAACGGTGATTTTTATTGGGTAGATGCATTTGTTACTCCCATGACCCGGCACAACGAAATTATTGGCTATGAATCGGTACGCTCTATTCCTAAACGAGCAGATGTTGAGCGCACCGAACGATTATATGCGCGTTTACACAACCTAAGCCCTCAGCACGCCCGCCAAAAAAAGACCGCTTTTCCCCATCTCGCCTTACCCCATTGGCTCTTGATTTGCGCGTTGCTGGCTTGGGCACTGTTATGGCAGACGGGGTTTAATTCCAGTGCTCATTTGTTATTGGCCTCTTGCAGCGTGATTTATGGGGTGTGGCTAGCACGCGCTCGACAAAAAGCACTGACTTCCCTTGAGCAATTATTAAGTCATGCTTTTAGCCACGAGTTAGCCGTAAAAAGCTATACCAATGATAAAGATGGCTTAGGGGCGCTAAAGGTGGCCATTATGAGTGAGCAATCTCATTTAGGCACTGTGATTTATCGCATTGAACATGCTGCTCGCCAAGTGACGGCCCAAACAGATGCAGGCCTTAGCTTAACCAAAAATACGCGCTTAGAAATAGAGTGCCAGCAAAGTGAAACGGCACAAGTCGCTACCGCCATGCATCAGATGAGTACGACTATTCATGAAGTATCACGTCATGTGAGTGATACTGCTTTAGCGGCCGATACCGCCAACACCTTAGTCACTCAAGGGACGCAAATTGGCGAAGTAACTAAGCAATCTATAGAAACACTACGTACTACTGTGTCCGATATTGGTCGCTCAGTCTCTGCGCTATCTGCACAAACCACACGTATTGCCAGCGCGGCCCAAATGATTGAGCAAATTGCCGATCAAACTAATCTGCTGGCGCTAAACGCCGCTATTGAAGCGGCGCGTGCCGGTGAGCAGGGCCGAGGATTTGCCGTAGTCGCCCAAGAAGTACGAAACCTAGCACAGCGTACCCAAGACTCCACTCAAGAAATTCATCTTATTGTTCATGAGCTCAGTCAGCGCGCCACTGAAGCGGTAAGCATTGCTGAGCAAGGCACTCATCATGCTGATGTTGGGGTGGAGCGCGTTATTGAAAGCACCGCTATGTTGGCAGGTATTGCCGACTCAGTGGGCGAGATTGCTACTATGTCAACTCAGATGGCAGCTGCCGTAGAAGAGCAGGCTCAGGTCGCAGAAGACATCAACCGCCAAGTGGTGACGATTGCCGGCCTGGCAGACTCCAGTGCCGACAGTGCCAGCCAAGCTTCTGACTCATTAAGTTATTTAAAGGATGTAGCGGATGAGCTTCACGAATTAGTGGTGCGTTTCAAGCATGCGTAG
- a CDS encoding c-type cytochrome, protein MNNFVFKSRFASALGLVLMLAASQGVADEVRYKVLDKDGKALQDYVIPKDADIANHENSEQILYGKRLLNETKRLMPDYVGAYMNCNSCHIEQGKKPQGAPYINTVNSFPQMNPRAERIFQLEDRINGCMQRSMNGKPLADDSKEMQAMIAYMKWLAQEVPHGAKVQIQNSGPLDTSLTPDPIRGARIYAQQCAACHGKEGEGTRDASGEMAFPPLWGEESFNLGAGMARTYKAAAFIKYNMPMGVNSQGNWGEGGVLDDQDAVDVAEFFTHQPRPDYPDKIYDFPSGKRPKDFRN, encoded by the coding sequence ATGAATAACTTCGTCTTTAAATCTCGCTTTGCGAGCGCCTTAGGGCTGGTGCTGATGCTGGCCGCAAGCCAGGGCGTCGCCGATGAAGTGCGTTATAAGGTGCTCGATAAAGATGGCAAGGCGCTTCAAGATTATGTGATCCCAAAAGATGCTGACATCGCTAATCATGAAAATAGTGAGCAAATTCTTTATGGTAAACGCCTATTAAATGAAACTAAGCGCTTAATGCCCGATTATGTGGGCGCGTATATGAACTGCAATAGCTGTCATATTGAACAAGGTAAAAAGCCGCAAGGTGCGCCCTATATCAATACTGTTAATAGTTTTCCGCAAATGAATCCCAGAGCCGAGCGCATTTTTCAACTAGAAGATAGAATTAATGGCTGTATGCAACGCTCCATGAATGGCAAACCTTTAGCCGATGACTCCAAAGAAATGCAGGCCATGATTGCCTACATGAAATGGCTGGCGCAAGAGGTGCCTCATGGCGCTAAAGTGCAAATTCAAAATAGTGGCCCGCTTGATACGAGCTTAACCCCTGATCCTATTCGCGGGGCGCGTATTTATGCTCAGCAATGTGCCGCTTGTCATGGTAAAGAAGGTGAAGGAACTCGTGATGCCAGTGGCGAAATGGCGTTTCCACCGCTGTGGGGGGAGGAGTCATTTAATCTTGGGGCGGGTATGGCACGCACCTATAAAGCGGCAGCCTTTATTAAATATAATATGCCCATGGGTGTAAACTCTCAGGGTAACTGGGGTGAGGGCGGCGTGTTAGATGATCAAGATGCCGTTGATGTGGCTGAATTTTTCACCCATCAACCTAGACCTGACTATCCAGACAAAATTTACGACTTTCCTAGTGGTAAGCGTCCGAAAGACTTTCGTAACTAG
- a CDS encoding c-type cytochrome, with amino-acid sequence MGTMQKALSLAAMLVIVGSGVGGIGAHFLSKHRGQDLALTEHTATSASIAKGAYIARTADCVACHTRPGGQPYAGGLAMQTPLGAIYSTNITPDFDTGIGHYSLADFNRAVKHGVTPDNRPLYPAMPYPSYAIIPDEDIRDLYAYFMHAVAPVTQANGESTIPWPLNMRWPMSWWQLIFAPQRDFIVDARLSEQDNRGAYLVEGPGHCGACHTPRGLAYQEKAMSLATGDNSDFLAGAVIDGWRAKSLRGEARGLASWSHEELALFFKTGRTDTVAAFGAMAEVIEHSTRYMKDEDISAMASYLKQLPPAKNKILNFAPKPDTTTALLREGKSLDEGATLYVEHCQVCHRADGKGIPRIFPALAGNSAVFAKNPQSVIQITFEGGLMPSNEYDLMDFAMPAFNHLTNQELVSVMNFIRNGWQNQAPMVTSKQVSHIRDFLHNKSPNLPSDQPITLVQGGSHE; translated from the coding sequence ATGGGAACCATGCAAAAAGCACTGAGCTTAGCGGCCATGTTAGTCATAGTAGGAAGTGGGGTCGGGGGCATAGGCGCTCATTTTCTGAGTAAACACCGTGGCCAAGACTTAGCGCTAACGGAACACACTGCTACGAGCGCCAGCATTGCTAAGGGCGCCTACATTGCCCGCACCGCCGATTGTGTTGCTTGTCATACTCGCCCAGGTGGCCAACCTTATGCCGGTGGCTTAGCCATGCAAACGCCTCTTGGCGCCATTTATAGTACTAATATTACGCCCGATTTTGACACCGGTATTGGCCATTACAGCTTGGCGGATTTTAATCGTGCCGTAAAACATGGTGTTACCCCAGATAACCGACCGCTCTATCCTGCGATGCCTTATCCATCTTATGCCATCATACCTGATGAGGATATCCGAGATTTATACGCCTACTTTATGCATGCCGTGGCGCCTGTTACCCAAGCTAATGGTGAGTCGACCATTCCTTGGCCGCTTAATATGCGCTGGCCCATGAGCTGGTGGCAGCTAATTTTTGCACCACAGCGTGACTTTATTGTTGATGCTCGTTTAAGTGAGCAAGACAATCGTGGCGCCTACTTAGTTGAAGGCCCTGGTCATTGCGGCGCTTGTCATACGCCCCGTGGACTGGCTTATCAAGAAAAAGCCATGAGCTTAGCCACCGGGGATAACAGTGACTTTTTAGCCGGCGCTGTTATCGATGGTTGGCGCGCAAAGAGTTTGCGGGGTGAAGCCCGAGGCTTGGCTTCGTGGAGCCATGAGGAGCTGGCGCTCTTTTTTAAAACCGGTCGTACCGATACGGTGGCGGCATTTGGTGCCATGGCAGAGGTGATTGAGCACAGTACGCGCTATATGAAAGACGAAGATATTAGCGCCATGGCGAGTTATTTAAAGCAATTACCGCCTGCTAAAAATAAAATTTTAAACTTTGCCCCTAAACCTGATACCACTACCGCACTGTTACGGGAGGGGAAAAGCTTAGATGAGGGGGCCACCTTATATGTGGAGCATTGTCAGGTTTGTCACCGCGCCGATGGCAAGGGCATCCCGCGTATTTTTCCTGCCTTGGCGGGTAATTCTGCTGTTTTTGCAAAAAATCCACAGTCGGTGATCCAAATTACCTTTGAAGGTGGCCTGATGCCGAGCAATGAATACGATTTAATGGACTTTGCCATGCCTGCCTTTAATCACTTAACCAATCAAGAGTTAGTGAGCGTGATGAACTTTATTCGTAATGGTTGGCAAAACCAAGCGCCAATGGTGACCAGCAAGCAGGTGAGTCATATTCGTGATTTTCTACATAATAAATCGCCTAATTTGCCAAGCGATCAGCCTATTACGTTAGTTCAAGGAGGCTCACATGAATAA